One Torulaspora globosa chromosome 5, complete sequence DNA window includes the following coding sequences:
- the ADE6 gene encoding phosphoribosylformylglycinamidine synthase (ancestral locus Anc_4.207), with protein MSVKILVGPVALPQFRVENLVDGINQYTNSTSVINEVRSCYIHYVDVKGDRELTADDLKLLEALLTYDYALDIENDELSRVLYDAVMGNVSGTGLGDDLYLIRVAPRKGTISPWSSKATNITSVCGLDDRIGRVERGLALLIKTVPGFPLLENLNDVSLKPVFDRMTQHLYLDAPPSAEDIFLHDTPRALVHVPLVSGSAKSSPKETLEKANVEMGLALDNGEMDYLVGAFSETLKRDPTDVELFMFAQVNSEHCRHKIFNADWTIDGLKKKFTLFQMIRNTHKLTPDFTLSAYSDNAAVLDTGNDAYHYAPDYATKKWTAIKEKVPMLIKVETHNHPTAVSPFPGASTGSGGEIRDEGATGRGSKSKCGLSGFSVSDLLIPGHQQPWELDVGKPSHIASALDIMIEAPLGSAAFNNEFGRPCINGYFRTLTTKVKNSEGKEEIRGFHKPIMIAGGFGAVRPQFVLKNKPITPGSQLIVLGGQSMLIGLGGGAASSLASGEGSAELDFASVQRGNPEMERRCQQVIDACVSLGENSPIQSIHDVGAGGLSNALPELVHDNDLGAVFDIRKVLSLEPGMSPMEIWCNESQERYVLGVAQKDLAIFEEICKRERAPYAVVGHATAEQRLIVKDPLLNETPIDLEMAILFGKPPKMSREAVTADLQLPEADLSVIPSIDDAVERILRLPAVGSKSFLITIGDRTVTGLIDRDQFVGPWQVPVADVGVTATSLGPSIIKTGEALAMGERPISALISAAASAKLSVAESLLNLFAADVKSLKHVKLSANWMSPASHAGEGAKLYEAVQALGLDLCPALDVAIPVGKDSMSMKMKWSDNEVTAPLSLDITAFAPVSDTSKTWTPLLNKNVEDSVLVLVDLAASQKQALMGGSALLQVYKQVGNASPTVHENEVLKGFLTALLELHKTDIVLSYHDRSDGGLFVTVLEMAFASRCGLTAVVKASSHEDILASLFNEELGAVFQVSQADLEHFKSILEKNGVSNDFVSVVGKPDFRSQTIKVIDTEGKHLYESTRGHLQQLWSSTSFEMQKLRDNPKSAEEEFSAIKDDKDPGLHFSLRFDPTDDLRIGAELSNVRPNVAILREQGVNGQMEMAWAFEQAGFNSIDVTMTDLLEGRVHLDDFVGIAACGGFSYGDVLGAGAGWAKSVLYHEGVRAQFVKFFQEREDTFAIGACNGCQFLSRLKEIIPGCENWPSFERNISQYEARVSMVQISQENDNESIFLNGMTGSMLPIAVAHGEGRATFVSKEQQDAFESQGLCAIRYIDNYGNVTQRYPYNPNGSTNAIAGIKSPNGRVLAMMPHPERVCRLEANSWYPQDKYEKWGGYGPWIRLFRSARRWIG; from the coding sequence ATGTCGGTTAAAATATTGGTCGGCCCAGTTGCTCTGCCTCAATTCAGAGTTGAGAACCTTGTGGATGGTATAAATCAGTACACGAACAGTACTTCGGTCATCAACGAGGTGCGCTCTTGTTATATCCATTATGTTGATGTGAAGGGCGATCGCGAGTTGACTGCTGATGATTTAAAATTGCTAGAAGCTCTTTTAACATATGACTATGCCTTAGATATCGAGAATGATGAATTATCCAGAGTTTTGTACGATGCTGTGATGGGCAATGTGTCTGGAACTGGATTGGGGGACGACTTGTATTTGATCAGAGTGGCTCCAAGAAAGGGTACTATTTCGCCATGGTCTTCTAAGGCTACGAATATCACGTCTGTTTGTGGTTTAGACGATAGAATCGGCCGTGTTGAGAGAGGTTTAGCTCTTTTGATCAAGACTGTCCCGGGCTTTCCACTGTTGGAGAACCTGAATGACGTTTCTCTGAAACCTGTGTTCGACAGAATGACGCAGCACTTATATTTGGACGCTCCACCAAGTGCCGAGGATATTTTCCTGCACGACACTCCAAGAGCTTTGGTTCATGTGCCGTTAGTCTCAGGGTCTGCCAAATCCTCCCCGAAGGAAACCTTGGAGAAGGCCAACGTGGAGATGGGTTTGGCTCTGGATAACGGTGAAATGGACTATCTGGTTGGAGCCTTTTCCGAGACTCTCAAAAGAGATCCTACCGACGTTGAGCTCTTTATGTTTGCCCAAGTTAACTCTGAGCACTGTCGCCacaagatcttcaatgCTGACTGGACTATTGACGgactgaagaagaagttcacaCTTTTCCAGATGATTAGAAATACCCACAAATTGACACCAGACTTTACGTTGAGTGCTTACTCCGACAACGCCGCCGTCCTGGACACCGGAAACGACGCCTATCACTACGCGCCAGATTATGCTACCAAGAAATGGACagcaatcaaagaaaaagtGCCCATGTTGATTAAAGTTGAGACTCACAACCATCCAACAGCTGTGTCACCTTTTCCAGGTGCTTCTACTGGTTCGGGAGGTGAGATTAGAGATGAGGGTGCTACAGGAAGAGGTTCCAAATCGAAATGTGGCCTAAGTGGATTTTCTGTTAGCGATTTACTAATTCCAGGACACCAGCAGCCATGGGAGTTGGATGTGGGCAAGCCTTCTCATATTGCTTCAGCTTTAGACATTATGATTGAAGCACCATTAGGTTCTGCGGCTTTCAACAACGAATTTGGTAGACCATGCATTAACGGTTATTTCAGGACCTTAACGACCAAGGTCAAGAACAGCgaaggcaaagaagaaataaGAGGTTTCCACAAGCCTATCATGATTGCGGGTGGCTTCGGTGCTGTCAGACCTCAGTTTGTTCTCAAGAATAAGCCTATAACACCTGGATCTCAATTGATCGTCTTGGGAGGACAGTCCATGCTCATTGGCTTAGGTGGTGGAGCCGCTTCATCCTTGGCTTCTGGTGAAGGTTCAGCTGAGCTGGATTTCGCCTCCGTTCAAAGAGGTAATCCAGAGATGGAACGTCGTTGTCAACAGGTGATCGATGCTTGTGTCTCCCTTGGAGAGAACAGTCCAATTCAGTCTATTCATGATGTTGGTGCAGGTGGTCTCTCTAACGCTTTACCTGAACTAGTTCACGATAATGACTTGGGTGCTGTTTTCGACATTAGAAAAGTTCTCTCCTTGGAGCCAGGTATGTCCCCAATGGAAATCTGGTGTAACGAATCGCAGGAACGTTATGTCCTAGGTGTGGCACAGAAAGACTTGgcaatttttgaagagatttgcaaaagagaaagggCCCCATACGCAGTGGTTGGTCATGCCACAGCTGAACAGAGACTGATTGTCAAAGATCCTTTATTGAATGAGACCCCAATTGATTTGGAAATGGCTATCTTGTTTGGCAAACCTCCTAAGATGTCTAGAGAGGCTGTTACTGCTGATCTCCAATTGCCAGAAGCAGATTTGAGTGTCATTCCTTCGATTGACGATGCAGTGGAGAGAATCCTACGTTTACCTGCAGTCGGTTCCAAATCCTTCTTGATAACTATTGGCGATAGGACTGTTACAGGCTTAATCGATCGTGATCAATTTGTTGGTCCATGGCAAGTTCCAGTAGCAGATGTTGGTGTCACTGCGACATCGCTTGGTCCATCTATCATCAAGACTGGTGAAGCCTTAGCGATGGGTGAAAGACCAATCAGCGCTCTGATCTCTGCAGCTGCGTCTGCCAAGTTATCCGTTGCTGAATCTCTGCTAAACTTATTTGCCGCTGATGTCAAATCTCTGAAACATGTTAAGCTATCTGCTAACTGGATGTCGCCAGCGTCTCATGCGGGAGAAGGAGCCAAACTTTACGAGGCCGTCCAAGCTCTAGGTTTGGATTTATGTCCTGCCCTTGATGTCGCTATTCCTGTTGGTAAGGACTCAATgtcgatgaaaatgaaGTGGAGTGACAATGAAGTCACTGCTCCTTTGTCTTTGGACATTACTGCTTTTGCACCAGTGTCTGACACTTCGAAGACATGGACTCCTCTACTGAACAAGAACGTTGAAGATTCCGTTCTTGTTCTCGTTGACTTGGCTGCCTCGCAAAAGCAAGCATTAATGGGCGGCTCTGCACTTCTGCAGGTCTACAAGCAAGTAGGTAACGCTTCCCCAACAGTACATGAGAATGAGGTCTTGAAGGGTTTCTTAACAGCACTTTTGGAATTGCACAAAACTGATATTGTATTGTCTTACCACGATAGATCTGATGGTGGTTTATTCGTTACTGTGTTGGAAATGGCTTTTGCCTCCAGATGTGGTTTGACCGCTGTTGTTAAGGCGTCTTCTCACGAAGACATCCTAGCATCATTATTTAATGAAGAGCTAGGTGCTGTTTTCCAAGTTTCACAGGCAGATCTGGAACATTTCAAAAGcatcttggagaagaatggAGTTTCCAACGACTTTGTTTCTGTGGTCGGTAAGCCAGATTTCAGATCTCAAACCATCAAGGTTATTGACACTGAAGGTAAACATCTATATGAAAGCACCAGAGGCCATCTGCAACAGCTGTGGAGTTCTACTTCTTTCGAAATGCAGAAGCTAAGAGATAACCCCAAGTCAGCGGAGGAGGAGTTTTCTGCCATCAAAGATGACAAGGATCCTGGTCTACATTTCTCTTTACGTTTTGATCCGACTGATGACCTAAGAATTGGTGCAGAACTGTCAAATGTCAGACCTAACGTTGCCATTTTGAGAGAACAAGGTGTTAATGGTCAAATGGAAATGGCATGGGCTTTCGAGCAAGCAGGTTTCAACTCCATAGATGTAACAATGACAGATCTCTTGGAAGGCAGAGTTCATCTTGATGACTTCGTCGGTATCGCTGCCTGTGGTGGGTTCTCGTATGGTGACGTCCTAGGTGCCGGTGCTGGTTGGGCAAAGTCCGTGTTGTATCATGAGGGCGTTCGTGCTCAATTTGTCAAGTTTTTCCAGGAGAGAGAGGATACATTTGCCATTGGTGCTTGTAACGGTTGTCAGTTCTTGAGTAGATTAAAGGAAATCATTCCGGGATGTGAAAACTGGCCAAGCTTTGAAAGGAACATTTCCCAATACGAGGCCCGTGTCTCTATGGttcaaatttctcaagaaaatgataaTGAGAGTATCTTCTTGAATGGCATGACAGGCTCTATGCTACCTATCGCAGTAGCCCATGGTGAAGGTAGGGCCACTTTTGTTTCCaaagaacaacaagatgCCTTTGAGAGCCAAGGCCTATGTGCTATAAGATACATAGACAATTATGGAAATGTGACGCAAAGGTACCCATACAATCCAAATGGCTCTACTAACGCTATCGCTGGTATCAAGTCACCAAACGGTAGAGTTTTGGCAATGATGCCCCACCCAGAAAGAGTCTGCAGATTGGAAGCCAATTCATGGTACCCACAAGACAAATATGAAAAATGGGGAGGATACGGCCCTTGGATTCGTCTCTTCAGATCGGCCAGAAGATGGATCGGTTGA
- a CDS encoding uncharacterized protein (ancestral locus Anc_4.208) produces the protein MPQKALKVTKKAKDPRRVTKKQKNLRKAAPLQIKSKKKSLQHLKKLNKTASLTESTEKLIASKVGHLELLKGTRRELEKEKGKK, from the coding sequence ATGCCACAGAAAGCCTTGAAAGTAACCAAGAAAGCGAAGGATCCACGTCGTGTGACgaaaaagcagaagaacCTTCGAAAGGCTGCCCCATTGCAGATCAAgtcgaagaaaaagtcgTTGCAGCATCTCAAGAAACTTAACAAGACCGCCTCATTGACCGAGTCGACTGAAAAGTTGATCGCTAGCAAAGTCGGTCATCTGGAGCTCTTGAAGGGCACAAGACGAGAGcttgagaaggaaaagggTAAGAAATGA